A section of the Bacillus pumilus genome encodes:
- a CDS encoding patatin-like phospholipase family protein, producing the protein MKIDGVFSGGGIKGAALAGAYEALEARGYQFVRLAGTSAGAIIASLIAAGFSSQEIRELLDEMDEHHLLDRRCQFIPFKMIRWISIYWRLGLYKGDRLEKWLTDVLKRKGVTVFGDLKKDSLKIVASDLTNGKILVLPDDLPSYGLNPERFSVARAIRMSCSLPYFFEPVKLKSSKGICTIVDGGVLSNFPIWLFAEEKKRPFVGVTLTPNEKERPQHSIRNAFELFGALFETMRGAHDERHIATKHERHVIFIPVEHVIATDFQLMAEKKKALVDLGRQKAEQFLKSWTF; encoded by the coding sequence ATGAAGATAGATGGTGTGTTCTCAGGTGGAGGCATTAAAGGGGCAGCACTTGCGGGTGCCTATGAAGCGCTTGAAGCGAGAGGATATCAGTTTGTCCGCCTTGCTGGTACAAGTGCTGGAGCGATCATTGCTTCACTCATCGCAGCAGGCTTTTCAAGTCAGGAGATTCGGGAGCTGTTAGATGAAATGGATGAACATCACTTGCTTGACAGGAGATGTCAATTCATTCCATTTAAAATGATTCGGTGGATCTCCATTTACTGGCGCCTCGGTCTGTACAAAGGGGACCGGCTGGAAAAATGGCTGACGGATGTGTTGAAACGAAAGGGGGTCACCGTATTTGGGGATCTCAAAAAAGATTCACTGAAAATTGTTGCCTCTGATTTAACAAATGGGAAAATCCTCGTTTTGCCAGACGACCTTCCTTCATACGGCTTAAATCCAGAGCGTTTCTCTGTTGCCAGGGCAATCCGGATGAGTTGCAGTCTGCCGTATTTTTTCGAGCCTGTCAAACTAAAGTCATCAAAAGGCATTTGTACCATTGTGGATGGAGGCGTGCTGAGCAACTTTCCAATTTGGTTGTTTGCCGAAGAGAAAAAAAGACCATTCGTCGGTGTCACATTAACCCCAAACGAAAAAGAACGCCCTCAACACTCCATCCGCAATGCGTTTGAACTGTTTGGCGCTCTTTTTGAAACGATGCGTGGTGCTCATGACGAAAGGCATATTGCCACAAAACACGAACGTCATGTTATTTTTATTCCTGTAGAACACGTCATTGCCACTGATTTTCAGCTAATGGCAGAAAAGAAAAAGGCGCTCGTCGATCTAGGCAGACAGAAGGCCGAGCAATTTTTAAAAAGCTGGACATTTTAA
- the mntR gene encoding transcriptional regulator MntR, producing MTTPSMEDYIEQIYMLIEEKGYARVSDIAEALAVHPSSVTKMVQKLDKDEYLIYEKYRGLILTPKGKKIGKRLVYRHELLEQFLRIIGVDEEKIYDDVEGIEHHLSWNSIDRIGDLVQFFEESDERSVQLKAIQKKNEQTNQES from the coding sequence ATGACTACACCTAGTATGGAAGATTACATTGAACAAATTTATATGCTGATAGAAGAAAAAGGATATGCTAGAGTCTCTGATATTGCAGAAGCACTCGCTGTCCATCCCTCCTCTGTAACAAAAATGGTTCAGAAGCTAGATAAAGATGAATACCTCATTTATGAGAAGTATCGTGGTCTAATTTTAACCCCGAAAGGCAAAAAAATTGGAAAACGTCTCGTATACAGACATGAACTGCTAGAGCAATTTTTAAGAATCATTGGTGTAGATGAAGAGAAAATCTATGATGATGTAGAAGGCATTGAACATCATCTCAGCTGGAACAGCATTGACCGCATCGGCGATCTCGTTCAATTCTTTGAAGAAAGTGACGAGCGATCTGTTCAGCTGAAAGCGATTCAAAAGAAAAACGAACAAACAAATCAAGAATCTTAA
- a CDS encoding lipoate--protein ligase family protein: protein MQKEKWCFIDTGNQDPAFNMAMDEALLYWHSEKLIPPVIRFYGWNPATLSVGYFQHVEKEINMEAVERYGLGFVRRPTGGRGVLHDQELTYSVIVSEEHPEMPATVTEAYRVISEGILEGFKELGLDAYFAIPRTDKEKESLKNPRSSVCFDAPSWYELVVEGRKVAGSAQTRQKGVILQHGSILIDLDEDKLFDLFLYPNDRVRERMQRSFKNKAVAINEISDRTCTIDDARVAFKRGFEKGLNIELVPYELTDEELAFVHHLAKTKYASDEWNYKR from the coding sequence ATGCAAAAAGAGAAATGGTGTTTCATTGATACAGGAAATCAAGACCCTGCCTTTAACATGGCAATGGATGAAGCCTTGCTTTATTGGCATAGTGAGAAGTTGATCCCGCCTGTTATCCGTTTTTATGGATGGAATCCGGCGACATTGTCTGTTGGGTATTTTCAGCATGTTGAAAAAGAAATCAACATGGAAGCAGTCGAGCGCTATGGTCTTGGATTTGTCCGCAGACCGACTGGAGGGCGGGGGGTTCTTCATGATCAGGAGCTGACCTATAGCGTGATTGTATCAGAGGAACATCCAGAAATGCCAGCGACAGTGACAGAGGCATACCGCGTCATTTCAGAAGGCATTTTAGAAGGTTTTAAAGAACTGGGACTCGATGCGTATTTTGCCATTCCTCGTACAGATAAAGAAAAAGAAAGCTTAAAAAATCCAAGATCGTCTGTATGCTTTGATGCCCCTTCATGGTACGAACTTGTCGTAGAAGGTAGAAAGGTAGCAGGCAGTGCTCAAACAAGACAAAAAGGAGTGATCCTCCAGCACGGCTCCATCTTAATTGACCTTGATGAGGACAAACTGTTCGATTTATTTCTTTATCCAAACGACCGTGTGAGAGAGCGGATGCAGAGAAGCTTTAAAAACAAAGCGGTCGCCATCAATGAAATCTCAGACCGAACTTGTACAATAGACGATGCGCGAGTGGCGTTTAAACGAGGATTTGAAAAAGGATTAAATATTGAGCTTGTGCCTTATGAGCTCACAGATGAAGAATTAGCATTTGTCCATCATCTTGCCAAAACGAAATATGCCTCAGACGAGTGGAATTACAAGCGTTAA
- a CDS encoding rhodanese-like domain-containing protein, whose translation MFNYIVLSLCGLFVLYSVGSYIYQQRIMKTLTEAEFIKGYRKAQLIDVREPNEFDGGHILGARNIPLSQLKQRKNEIRPDKPVYLYCQNNLRSGKAAQTLRKNGCREIYNLKGGFKKWGGRIKTKN comes from the coding sequence ATGTTCAACTATATCGTCCTCTCACTTTGTGGACTTTTCGTTCTTTATTCTGTCGGCAGCTACATTTATCAGCAGCGTATTATGAAAACGCTGACGGAAGCAGAATTTATTAAAGGTTACCGCAAAGCCCAGCTCATTGATGTGAGAGAGCCAAATGAGTTTGATGGCGGACATATTTTAGGGGCAAGAAACATCCCCCTTTCCCAGCTTAAACAGCGCAAAAATGAAATTCGTCCTGACAAGCCTGTATATCTCTATTGCCAAAACAATTTGAGAAGCGGAAAAGCAGCGCAAACTTTACGTAAAAACGGCTGTCGTGAGATTTATAATTTAAAAGGCGGCTTTAAAAAATGGGGCGGCCGCATCAAAACGAAGAACTAA
- the gcvPB gene encoding aminomethyl-transferring glycine dehydrogenase subunit GcvPB: MNKQDQPLIFELSKEGRIGYSLPDLDVPEQEIPSLFDETYIRHEDAELPEVSELDIMRHYTALSRRNHGVDSGFYPLGSCTMKYNPKINEKVARLAGFAQVHPLQEADTVQGALELLYDLGDHLEEITGMDAVTLQPAAGAHGEWTGLMMIRAYHEARGDDKRTKVIVPDSAHGTNPASATVAGFETITVASDENGLVDLEDLRRVVNEETAALMLTNPNTLGLFEENILEMAEIVHGAGGKLYYDGANLNAVLSRARPGDMGFDVVHLNLHKTFTGPHGGGGPGSGPVGVKKDLIPYLPKPVLVKKEGRFYFDDDRPESIGRVKPFYGNFGINVRAYAYIRSMGPDGLKAVTDNAVLNANYMMRRLSTHFDLPFDRHCKHEFVLSGKRQKKLGVRTLDIAKRLLDFGYHPPTIYFPLNVEECIMIEPTETESKETLDAFIEAMIQIAKEAEENPEVVQEAPHTTVVKRMDETKAARNPVLVFER; this comes from the coding sequence ATGAATAAACAAGATCAGCCGCTTATTTTTGAATTATCCAAAGAAGGAAGAATTGGTTATAGCCTGCCTGATTTAGATGTACCTGAACAGGAGATCCCGTCCTTATTTGATGAGACGTACATCCGTCATGAGGATGCTGAGCTTCCTGAAGTATCTGAGCTTGATATTATGCGTCATTATACAGCATTATCAAGACGTAATCATGGGGTCGATTCCGGATTTTATCCTCTTGGCTCTTGTACAATGAAATATAATCCAAAGATTAATGAAAAGGTTGCACGCCTTGCAGGCTTCGCGCAAGTCCATCCACTACAAGAGGCAGACACTGTGCAGGGAGCATTAGAATTGCTATATGACCTAGGTGATCATCTGGAAGAAATCACGGGGATGGATGCTGTGACATTACAGCCAGCGGCAGGAGCACACGGTGAATGGACAGGACTCATGATGATCCGTGCGTACCATGAAGCAAGAGGGGACGATAAGCGAACAAAAGTCATTGTGCCAGATTCTGCCCATGGAACAAACCCAGCATCTGCGACAGTGGCTGGATTTGAAACCATTACCGTTGCATCTGATGAGAATGGGCTTGTTGATTTAGAGGACCTGCGCCGTGTTGTTAACGAAGAAACTGCTGCTTTAATGCTGACGAATCCGAATACACTCGGCCTATTTGAAGAAAATATTTTAGAAATGGCTGAAATCGTTCATGGTGCTGGCGGCAAGCTTTATTATGACGGAGCCAACTTGAATGCTGTTTTGAGCAGAGCAAGACCGGGAGATATGGGCTTTGACGTTGTTCATTTAAACCTTCATAAAACCTTTACAGGTCCGCATGGAGGCGGAGGTCCTGGTTCAGGTCCTGTAGGCGTAAAAAAGGATTTAATTCCGTACTTGCCAAAGCCAGTGCTTGTGAAGAAAGAAGGCCGCTTTTATTTCGATGATGATCGACCAGAATCAATTGGCCGCGTGAAGCCGTTCTATGGTAACTTCGGCATTAACGTCAGAGCATATGCGTATATTCGCTCTATGGGTCCAGATGGCTTAAAGGCTGTAACTGATAATGCCGTGTTAAATGCGAACTATATGATGCGCCGCTTAAGCACTCATTTCGATTTGCCATTTGACCGTCACTGCAAGCATGAATTTGTCCTTTCAGGTAAACGTCAGAAAAAATTAGGTGTGCGTACACTGGATATTGCCAAACGATTACTTGATTTTGGCTATCATCCGCCAACGATCTACTTCCCGCTCAATGTAGAGGAATGCATCATGATTGAACCAACTGAAACAGAATCAAAAGAAACTCTTGATGCCTTCATCGAAGCGATGATTCAGATTGCCAAAGAAGCAGAAGAGAATCCAGAAGTGGTGCAGGAAGCGCCGCATACGACGGTCGTCAAACGAATGGACGAAACAAAGGCCGCGCGAAATCCAGTTCTCGTTTTTGAAAGATAA
- the gcvPA gene encoding aminomethyl-transferring glycine dehydrogenase subunit GcvPA — MKHRYLPQTEQDQKEMLDVIGVQSIDELFSDIPEKVRFKGAYNIKPAASETELVRELSQLAAKNKDTVSYASFLGAGVYDHYQPVIVDHVISRSEFYTAYTPYQPEISQGELQAIFEFQTMIAELTGMDLANSSMYDGGTALAEAAMLAAGHTKKKKVVVSETVHPEARAVLKTYAKGQHIEVVEVPAKKGQTDLAALEKAVCDETAAVLVQYPNFFGVVEPLKDIEPIAHKGKSLFVVSSNPLALGLLTPPGKLGADIVVGDAQPFGIPAAFGGPHCGYFAVTKKLMRKVPGRLVGQTEDENGVRGFVLTLQAREQHIRRDKATSNICSNQALNALAASVAMTALGKTGIKDIAYQNVQKAHYAKTQAETYGLLADVEGTHFNEFVIKLQEPVQEANKRLLEKGIIGGYDLGRDYPELQHHMLVAVTELRTKEEIDTFIKELGDRHE; from the coding sequence ATGAAGCATAGATATTTGCCGCAAACCGAGCAAGATCAAAAAGAAATGCTGGATGTCATCGGCGTTCAGTCGATTGATGAGCTTTTTTCAGATATCCCAGAAAAAGTGAGATTTAAAGGAGCATATAACATTAAACCAGCCGCATCTGAAACAGAGCTTGTAAGGGAATTATCCCAACTAGCTGCAAAGAATAAAGATACGGTTTCCTATGCATCGTTTCTTGGTGCCGGTGTATATGATCATTACCAGCCTGTCATTGTCGATCATGTCATCTCACGCTCTGAATTTTATACAGCGTATACACCTTATCAGCCGGAGATTTCGCAAGGTGAATTGCAAGCGATCTTTGAATTTCAAACAATGATTGCTGAGCTGACTGGTATGGATCTTGCTAACTCCTCGATGTACGATGGCGGGACAGCATTAGCTGAAGCGGCGATGCTAGCTGCTGGACATACAAAAAAGAAAAAAGTCGTTGTGTCTGAAACGGTTCATCCTGAAGCAAGAGCCGTGCTAAAAACATACGCCAAAGGACAGCACATAGAAGTTGTTGAAGTGCCTGCGAAAAAAGGACAGACGGACTTAGCGGCATTAGAAAAAGCTGTCTGCGACGAGACAGCAGCCGTTCTTGTGCAATATCCAAACTTTTTTGGTGTCGTCGAACCGTTAAAAGACATCGAACCTATTGCACATAAAGGAAAAAGTCTGTTCGTTGTCTCTAGTAATCCGCTTGCACTCGGGTTACTGACGCCTCCAGGAAAACTTGGAGCAGACATTGTCGTTGGTGATGCACAGCCATTTGGCATTCCAGCAGCGTTTGGCGGGCCACATTGCGGATATTTTGCTGTGACGAAAAAGTTGATGCGCAAAGTGCCAGGTCGTTTAGTCGGGCAGACAGAAGACGAAAATGGTGTTCGTGGGTTTGTATTAACCCTTCAAGCGCGTGAGCAGCATATTCGAAGAGATAAAGCGACGTCTAATATTTGTTCGAATCAGGCATTAAATGCATTAGCCGCTTCCGTTGCCATGACAGCACTCGGAAAAACAGGCATCAAAGACATTGCCTATCAAAATGTACAAAAAGCCCACTATGCGAAGACGCAGGCAGAAACATATGGACTGCTTGCTGATGTAGAAGGGACCCATTTCAATGAATTTGTCATCAAATTACAAGAACCGGTACAAGAAGCCAATAAACGATTACTTGAAAAAGGAATCATCGGCGGCTACGACTTAGGGAGAGACTACCCAGAGCTTCAACATCACATGCTTGTCGCCGTGACAGAGCTAAGAACAAAAGAAGAAATTGATACGTTCATTAAGGAATTGGGGGATCGCCATGAATAA
- the gcvT gene encoding glycine cleavage system aminomethyltransferase GcvT, translating into MLKRTPLFHAYETFGAKTIDFGGWELPVQFSSIKEEHEAVRTKAGLFDVSHMGEVEIKGQDALPFLQRLLTNDVSKLTDGKALYTAMCYEDGGTVDDLLVYQKEKNDYLLVINASNIEKDVEWLLQHQGENDVLIQNVSDEIALLALQGPLAADIMKDVADEEVTSLKPFTFLSKAEVAQKEVLVSRTGYTGEDGFEIYCQSEDAVHIWSALLKVGAPKGLIPCGLGARDTLRFEARLPLYGQELTKDISPLEGGIGFAVKTDKEANFIGKEALKKQKEEGPKRKLVGIEMIDKGIPRTDYPVFSGEKQIGVVTTGTQSPTLKKNVGLALIESSQAQLGTVVEVQVRKKRLKAKIVATPFYKRAK; encoded by the coding sequence ATGTTGAAACGAACACCGCTTTTTCATGCGTATGAAACGTTTGGCGCAAAAACCATTGACTTCGGGGGCTGGGAATTACCTGTCCAATTTTCTTCCATTAAAGAAGAGCACGAAGCTGTTCGAACAAAGGCAGGGCTTTTTGATGTGTCTCACATGGGTGAGGTGGAAATCAAAGGTCAAGACGCCCTTCCTTTTTTACAAAGGTTATTAACCAATGATGTGTCTAAGCTGACAGACGGTAAGGCACTATATACAGCCATGTGCTATGAAGATGGCGGGACAGTGGATGATCTGCTCGTCTACCAAAAAGAAAAGAACGATTATTTGCTTGTTATTAATGCATCTAATATCGAAAAAGATGTGGAATGGCTGCTTCAGCACCAAGGTGAGAACGACGTATTGATCCAAAATGTCTCGGATGAAATCGCCTTGCTTGCCCTTCAAGGACCTCTTGCCGCTGACATCATGAAAGATGTAGCGGATGAAGAAGTGACATCGCTCAAGCCATTTACATTTTTATCAAAAGCTGAAGTTGCTCAAAAAGAGGTGCTTGTTTCAAGAACGGGCTACACTGGAGAAGACGGCTTTGAAATTTACTGTCAGTCAGAAGATGCGGTCCACATTTGGTCGGCTTTATTAAAAGTTGGCGCACCAAAAGGGTTAATACCGTGTGGGCTTGGTGCACGAGACACCTTGAGATTTGAAGCAAGACTTCCGCTTTATGGCCAGGAGCTAACAAAGGATATCTCTCCATTAGAAGGCGGGATTGGCTTTGCGGTCAAAACGGATAAAGAAGCCAATTTTATTGGCAAAGAAGCGCTCAAGAAGCAAAAAGAAGAAGGGCCGAAGCGAAAGCTTGTCGGCATTGAAATGATAGATAAAGGGATTCCGCGCACAGACTATCCGGTCTTTTCAGGAGAAAAGCAGATTGGCGTAGTCACAACGGGCACACAATCCCCAACATTAAAGAAAAATGTCGGGCTTGCTTTAATCGAATCTTCTCAGGCGCAGCTTGGAACAGTGGTAGAAGTACAAGTTCGTAAAAAACGTCTAAAAGCGAAAATCGTCGCAACACCATTTTATAAAAGAGCCAAATAA
- a CDS encoding DEAD/DEAH box helicase: MNIQTIFDQDWASEFQQRLAADGPWANWEMYRLAAQIQKITAIDSFEGLQAPAHLPAFTPLKHQLEVARRVVEEMNGKAILADEVGLGKTVEAGLIIKEYMIRGLAKKILILVPASLVSQWVQELRTKFYIDAVEQKKSYVWEQCDVVVSSIDTAKRQPHRDTILSIAYDMVIIDEAHKLKNNKTKNYEFVRNLNKKFCLLLTATPIQNRIGEIFNLVSLLKPGHLGNEHQFKDVFAKKDLQLEDHDRLKQLVNKVMIRNRRQDTGIEWTKRHVKTISIDFSPTEQALYDEICKLKENPSYTKHMFSIMTLERECCSSREAVYMTIKKMQEDEKHILGSSAIAQIMEKINEVQQNTKALEVVKLIQQLNEKVIIFTEYRATQIYLQWFLQQNGISSVPFRGGFKRGKKDWMKDLFRERAQVLIATEAGGEGINLQFCNQIINYDLPWNPMRLEQRIGRIHRLGQERDVHIYNMATNGTVEEHILKLLYEKIQLFENVIGDLDDILTRIDIKDAETKLHQILFQHESDGDMKKKLTQFASYLTEAKTPLLEKRQQGS, encoded by the coding sequence TTGAATATTCAAACGATTTTTGATCAGGATTGGGCAAGTGAATTTCAGCAGCGGCTTGCAGCAGACGGCCCCTGGGCAAACTGGGAAATGTACCGTTTAGCGGCGCAGATCCAAAAAATCACAGCCATTGATTCATTTGAAGGACTGCAAGCTCCTGCCCATCTACCTGCATTCACGCCTTTAAAACATCAGCTTGAAGTAGCCAGAAGAGTCGTAGAAGAGATGAACGGAAAAGCCATTTTAGCAGATGAAGTGGGACTTGGAAAAACCGTAGAAGCAGGACTGATTATCAAAGAATACATGATTCGTGGACTTGCCAAAAAAATTCTCATACTCGTCCCCGCCTCTCTCGTATCTCAATGGGTACAGGAGCTGCGGACAAAATTTTACATTGATGCTGTCGAACAAAAAAAGAGCTACGTGTGGGAGCAGTGTGACGTCGTGGTTTCCTCCATTGATACAGCCAAAAGACAGCCGCACCGAGACACTATTTTATCCATTGCCTACGATATGGTCATTATTGATGAAGCACACAAACTGAAAAACAATAAAACGAAAAACTATGAATTTGTAAGAAATCTAAATAAGAAATTTTGCTTGTTGCTGACAGCGACGCCTATCCAAAACCGTATTGGAGAAATATTTAATCTTGTCTCCCTTCTGAAGCCAGGTCACCTAGGGAATGAACATCAGTTTAAAGATGTCTTTGCCAAAAAGGATTTACAGCTAGAAGACCATGACCGTTTAAAACAGCTAGTGAATAAAGTGATGATTCGTAACCGAAGACAAGACACAGGCATCGAGTGGACAAAACGGCATGTCAAAACGATTTCCATTGATTTCTCTCCAACGGAACAAGCATTATATGATGAAATCTGTAAGCTGAAAGAGAACCCGTCCTATACTAAACACATGTTTTCCATCATGACTTTGGAACGAGAATGCTGTTCAAGCCGCGAGGCGGTCTATATGACAATTAAAAAAATGCAGGAAGATGAAAAACATATTCTTGGATCCTCTGCAATAGCGCAAATTATGGAGAAAATCAATGAAGTGCAGCAAAACACAAAGGCACTTGAAGTCGTCAAGCTTATTCAGCAGTTAAATGAAAAGGTCATTATTTTCACCGAATACCGCGCGACACAAATTTATTTACAATGGTTTCTTCAGCAAAATGGCATCAGCTCCGTTCCTTTTCGTGGCGGCTTTAAACGGGGCAAAAAGGATTGGATGAAAGATTTATTTAGAGAACGGGCACAAGTGTTAATTGCTACAGAAGCAGGCGGCGAAGGAATCAATCTTCAGTTTTGTAATCAAATCATCAACTACGATCTTCCGTGGAACCCGATGCGTCTAGAACAGCGGATTGGGCGTATCCACCGCCTTGGACAAGAACGGGATGTCCATATTTACAACATGGCAACAAACGGTACCGTTGAGGAACACATCTTAAAACTTTTATACGAAAAAATTCAACTGTTCGAAAACGTCATTGGCGATCTAGATGATATTTTAACGCGAATCGATATCAAAGATGCCGAAACAAAGCTGCATCAGATTCTTTTTCAGCACGAATCAGACGGTGACATGAAAAAGAAATTAACCCAGTTTGCTTCCTATTTAACAGAAGCCAAAACACCCCTTTTAGAAAAAAGACAGCAAGGCTCATAA
- a CDS encoding YqhG family protein, with protein sequence MKQRDIHTFLLRFFQANQCDILEESTGHMTVQLTIEMDKLIMNRPFYWHWLEKTGGVPEPRQLTLITDQKKVDDTIEGEFIHFGSPRLFQIFEAVKQQGRFIRLYEQVTPLMKNQIALEPWLGLNVKISYLADRKKDKLLSLGLHLIRGEVVEQFQEKLETRELSSQIPDYCFTMSTMIKPESGVKRLYSLMEHYAHEEPDDWAVRAVQKWKEDTELLNQFYEGTSDTSVEYEIERQALKTLYEPKISLTIENGGLFYLQQKRGG encoded by the coding sequence ATGAAGCAGCGTGACATACATACCTTTCTTCTCCGTTTCTTTCAGGCAAATCAATGCGACATACTAGAAGAAAGTACAGGTCATATGACCGTACAACTGACCATTGAGATGGACAAATTAATTATGAACCGCCCTTTTTATTGGCACTGGCTTGAAAAAACTGGTGGAGTTCCGGAGCCGCGGCAATTGACCCTCATCACCGATCAAAAAAAAGTGGATGATACCATTGAGGGTGAATTTATCCACTTTGGCTCCCCTCGCTTATTTCAAATTTTTGAAGCTGTCAAACAGCAGGGCCGATTTATCCGTCTCTATGAACAAGTCACTCCGCTCATGAAGAATCAGATTGCACTCGAGCCTTGGCTTGGTCTCAATGTGAAAATTTCTTATCTCGCAGATCGAAAGAAGGATAAGCTTTTGTCACTAGGACTTCATCTAATACGCGGAGAAGTCGTTGAACAATTTCAAGAAAAGCTGGAAACCCGTGAGCTGTCATCTCAAATTCCCGATTATTGCTTTACGATGAGTACGATGATCAAGCCAGAAAGCGGAGTCAAACGGCTCTACAGTTTAATGGAGCATTACGCCCATGAAGAACCAGATGATTGGGCGGTAAGAGCTGTTCAAAAATGGAAAGAAGACACTGAACTTTTAAACCAATTTTATGAAGGGACTTCAGACACGTCTGTAGAATATGAAATAGAAAGACAAGCACTCAAAACTTTATATGAACCAAAAATCAGTCTTACGATTGAAAATGGCGGACTTTTTTACTTACAGCAAAAAAGAGGAGGCTGA
- a CDS encoding anti-repressor SinI family protein, with protein MEKKTNILDSEWVQLLLEARKAGLTVEEVRQFLKSSEKSSESHPLVRSHSIKPF; from the coding sequence ATGGAAAAGAAAACGAACATATTAGACAGTGAATGGGTTCAATTATTACTTGAAGCTCGTAAAGCAGGGCTAACAGTTGAAGAAGTCCGTCAATTCCTTAAATCAAGTGAAAAGTCCTCTGAGTCTCACCCTCTGGTAAGAAGTCATTCTATCAAACCTTTCTGA
- the sinR gene encoding transcriptional regulator SinR: protein MIGQRIKQYRNEKGYSLSELAEKAGVAKSYLSSIERNLQTNPSIQFLEKVSAVLDVSVHTLLHEKDETEYDGQLDSEWEKLVRDAMTSGVSKKQFREFLDYQIWRKKQEEE from the coding sequence TTGATTGGCCAGCGTATTAAACAATACCGCAATGAAAAAGGCTACTCACTATCAGAACTGGCCGAAAAGGCTGGGGTAGCGAAGTCTTATTTAAGCTCAATAGAAAGAAACTTGCAAACAAACCCCTCCATTCAATTTCTTGAAAAAGTCTCCGCTGTTCTGGACGTCTCGGTTCATACACTGTTACACGAAAAAGATGAAACCGAATACGATGGTCAATTAGATAGTGAATGGGAAAAACTAGTTCGAGATGCAATGACATCAGGGGTTTCGAAAAAGCAATTTCGTGAATTTTTAGATTATCAAATCTGGAGAAAAAAGCAAGAAGAGGAGTAA
- the tasA gene encoding biofilm matrix protein TasA, whose product MAKKRSIRLGVLSGALGLALIGGGTWAAFNDIETANAVYSTGELDLSAKENSGAINLSNLKPGDRIKKEFNFENKGSLAINQVLMSLDYSQYQDGASAKKGGKNTAEEFLSQFQVSVLTVGAEGGNGYPKNIILDAANLLDLHQLTAKQDQTAFEKLRHAVDEKFLHESGKINVATVDGTVAPEYDGIPKNPFDYDKMEMIIEFVNDQTKDKDGHYIQNKYQGDAIQIDLSFEATQWNGLTINPKKHTDEKGYVKENEKAHSEDKK is encoded by the coding sequence ATGGCAAAGAAAAGGTCAATTCGTTTAGGTGTATTATCAGGGGCTTTAGGCCTGGCATTAATCGGTGGGGGGACATGGGCGGCGTTTAATGATATAGAAACGGCAAATGCGGTCTACTCGACAGGAGAGCTAGATTTATCTGCAAAAGAGAACTCCGGCGCCATCAACCTTTCAAACTTAAAACCTGGTGATCGCATCAAGAAGGAATTTAATTTTGAAAATAAAGGATCACTTGCGATCAATCAAGTGCTGATGAGTCTTGATTACAGCCAGTATCAGGATGGAGCTTCCGCAAAAAAGGGCGGTAAGAATACAGCTGAAGAATTTCTTAGTCAGTTTCAGGTGAGTGTTCTGACGGTTGGAGCCGAAGGTGGAAATGGTTATCCGAAAAATATTATCTTAGACGCTGCAAACCTGCTTGACTTGCATCAACTAACGGCAAAACAGGATCAGACCGCATTTGAAAAGCTTCGTCATGCCGTTGATGAGAAGTTTTTACATGAAAGTGGGAAGATTAATGTAGCAACTGTGGATGGAACAGTGGCTCCAGAGTATGACGGTATTCCAAAGAACCCGTTTGATTACGATAAAATGGAAATGATCATTGAATTTGTCAATGACCAGACGAAGGATAAAGATGGTCACTATATCCAAAATAAATACCAAGGCGATGCGATTCAAATTGATCTTTCCTTCGAAGCGACTCAGTGGAATGGTTTAACGATCAATCCCAAAAAGCATACGGATGAAAAAGGCTACGTGAAAGAAAACGAAAAAGCACACAGCGAAGATAAAAAATAA